In Musa acuminata AAA Group cultivar baxijiao chromosome BXJ3-9, Cavendish_Baxijiao_AAA, whole genome shotgun sequence, a single genomic region encodes these proteins:
- the LOC103998263 gene encoding endo-1,3;1,4-beta-D-glucanase, which yields MASSQCCANPPTLSPACGDGIVVDDLGGVRAYTAGSPNSKLAVLLISDIYGFEAPNLRKIADKIATSGFFVVVPDLLYDDPYSADNPERPFSIWIQSHSPDKGCQDAKPIIAALRNKGISAVGAAGFCWGGKVVLELAKSSEIEAAVLCHPSFVNVDDMKGVKCPISILGAENDHISPPELLKQFEQALSSTSEERHIVKIFPGVAHGWTVRHKADDAAAVKRAQEAHQDMLNWFIQHVKKEHVN from the exons ATGGCGAGCTCCCAGTGCTGCGCCAACCCGCCGACTCTAAGCCCTGCCTGTGGCGACGGCATCGTCGTCGACGACCTCGGCGGCGTCAGGGCGTACACCGCCGGCTCCCCTAACTCCAAGCTCGCCGTTCTCCTCATCTCCGACATATACG GATTCGAAGCGCCGAATTTGAG GAAAATTGCAGACAAAATTGCCACCTCAGGTTTCTTTGTTGTGGTACCAGATCTCTTATACGACGATCCCTATTCAGCTGATAATCCTGAGAGGCCTTTTTCGATTTGGATACAGTCTCATTCGCCG GACAAAGGCTGTCAAGATGCAAAACCAATTATTGCAGCTCTAAGGAACAAAGGCATATCTGCAGTTGGGGCCGCTGGCTTCTGCTGGGGAG GCAAAGTTGTCTTGGAATTAGCAAAGTCCAGTGAGATTGAAGCTGCTGTCCTttgccatccttctttcgtaaatGTTGATGATATGAAGG GTGTTAAATGTCCTATTTCAATACTTGGGGCTGAGAATGACCATATTTCTCCGCCTGAACTGTTGAAGCAGTTTGAGCAGGCTTTATCTTCAACATCTGAG GAAAGACACATTGTAAAGATATTTCCTGGGGTTGCTCATGGATGGACTGTCAGACACAAAGCCGATGATGCTGCAGCTGTTAAGCGCGCTCAAGAGGCACATCAGGACATGCTGAACTGGTTTATCCAACACGTCAAGAAAGAACATGTGAACTAA
- the LOC135648757 gene encoding uncharacterized protein LOC135648757 isoform X2, giving the protein MESFLMAGLLLSQLQKLNLLLNRERWTGIQLQWWHSVTNQFHLVSHNLILVTSEKLQNTGPLDQTGMLMQLIGLLSGVVSSRANLRERWTGIQLQWWHSVTNQFHLVSHNLILVTSEKLQNTGPLDQTGMLMQLIGLLSGVVSSRANLRERWTGIQLQWWHSVTNQFHLVSHNLILVTSEKLQNTGPLDQTGMLMQLIGLLSGVVSSRANLSHD; this is encoded by the exons ATGGAAAG TTTCTTGATGGCAGGTTTGTTGCTGTCACAATTGCAGAAGCTGAATCTCCTTCTAAACAG AGAAAGGTGGACAGGGATACAACTTCAATGGTGGCATAGCGTCACTAATCAGTTTCACCTTGTGTCCCACAATCTTATCCTGGTCACATCAGAAAAATTGCAGAATACTGGACCACTAGATCAAACAGGGATGCTGATGCAGCTGATTGGCCTCTTATCTGGGGTGGTTTCTTCTCGTGCAAATCTAAG AGAAAGGTGGACAGGGATACAACTTCAATGGTGGCATAGCGTCACTAATCAGTTTCACCTTGTGTCCCACAATCTTATCCTGGTCACATCAGAAAAATTGCAGAATACTGGACCACTAGATCAAACAGGGATGCTGATGCAGCTGATTGGCCTCTTATCTGGGGTGGTTTCTTCTCGTGCAAATCTAAG AGAAAGGTGGACAGGGATACAACTTCAATGGTGGCATAGCGTCACTAATCAGTTTCACCTTGTGTCCCACAATCTTATCCTGGTCACATCAGAAAAATTGCAGAATACTGGACCACTAGATCAAACAGGGATGCTGATGCAGCTGATTGGCCTCTTATCTGGGGTGGTTTCTTCTCGTGCAAATCTAAG TCATGATTGA
- the LOC135648757 gene encoding glycine-rich RNA-binding protein 4, mitochondrial-like isoform X4, whose product MATLHHHRPISLSVLPPLSRLRPSSPIPATLFSRPPLSGLPCAPISARAIRDKRILGPVRGCATSDSAISPGPPPSSRIFIKGLSRSTSEGFLAKTFSSFGEVKKIKIITSKSSKQSLGLAYIWFAREQDALTAVKEMNGKFLDGRFVAVTIAEAESPSKQS is encoded by the exons ATGGCTACGCTTCACCACCATCGGCCCATTTCACTTTCCGTTCTCCCTCCTCTCTCCCGGCTGAGACCTTCTTCGCCTATCCCCGCAACGCTGTTCTCGCGCCCACCGCTCTCCGGACTGCCGTGTGCTCCGATATCTGCTCGGGCCATCCGCGATAAGCGCATCCTTGGACCCGTCCGTGGATGCGCGACCTCAGATTCCGCGATTTCCCCCGGACCTCCACCCTCGTCGAGGATCTTTATCAAAG GATTATCTCGTTCAACATCTGAGGGATTCTTGGCAAAGACCTTTTCATCCTTTGGAGAAGTCAAGAAAA TAaagataattacaagcaaaagttCGAAACAGTCTCTGGGACTTGCATATATATGGTTTGCCCGTGAACAAGATGCACTAACGGCGGTAAAGGAGATGAATGGAAAG TTTCTTGATGGCAGGTTTGTTGCTGTCACAATTGCAGAAGCTGAATCTCCTTCTAAACAG TCATGA
- the LOC135648757 gene encoding uncharacterized protein LOC135648757 isoform X1, giving the protein MESFLMAGLLLSQLQKLNLLLNRERWTGIQLQWWHSVTNQFHLVSHNLILVTSEKLQNTGPLDQTGMLMQLIGLLSGVVSSRANLRERWTGIQLQWWHSVTNQFHLVSHNLILVTSEKLQNTGPLDQTGMLMQLIGLLSGVVSSRANLRERWTGIQLQWWHSVTNQFHLVSHNLILVTSEKLQNTGPLDQTGMLMQLIGLLSGVVSSRANLRERWTGIQLQWWHSVTNQFHLVSHNLILVTSEKLQNTGPLDQTGMLMQLIGLLSGVVSSRANLR; this is encoded by the exons ATGGAAAG TTTCTTGATGGCAGGTTTGTTGCTGTCACAATTGCAGAAGCTGAATCTCCTTCTAAACAG AGAAAGGTGGACAGGGATACAACTTCAATGGTGGCATAGCGTCACTAATCAGTTTCACCTTGTGTCCCACAATCTTATCCTGGTCACATCAGAAAAATTGCAGAATACTGGACCACTAGATCAAACAGGGATGCTGATGCAGCTGATTGGCCTCTTATCTGGGGTGGTTTCTTCTCGTGCAAATCTAAG AGAAAGGTGGACAGGGATACAACTTCAATGGTGGCATAGCGTCACTAATCAGTTTCACCTTGTGTCCCACAATCTTATCCTGGTCACATCAGAAAAATTGCAGAATACTGGACCACTAGATCAAACAGGGATGCTGATGCAGCTGATTGGCCTCTTATCTGGGGTGGTTTCTTCTCGTGCAAATCTAAG AGAAAGGTGGACAGGGATACAACTTCAATGGTGGCATAGCGTCACTAATCAGTTTCACCTTGTGTCCCACAATCTTATCCTGGTCACATCAGAAAAATTGCAGAATACTGGACCACTAGATCAAACAGGGATGCTGATGCAGCTGATTGGCCTCTTATCTGGGGTGGTTTCTTCTCGTGCAAATCTAAG AGAAAGGTGGACAGGGATACAACTTCAATGGTGGCATAGCGTCACTAATCAGTTTCACCTTGTGTCCCACAATCTTATCCTGGTCACATCAGAAAAATTGCAGAATACTGGACCACTAGATCAAACAGGGATGCTGATGCAGCTGATTGGCCTCTTATCTGGGGTGGTTTCTTCTCGTGCAAATCTAAGGTGA
- the LOC135648757 gene encoding organelle RRM domain-containing protein 1, chloroplastic-like isoform X3 — protein MATLHHHRPISLSVLPPLSRLRPSSPIPATLFSRPPLSGLPCAPISARAIRDKRILGPVRGCATSDSAISPGPPPSSRIFIKGLSRSTSEGFLAKTFSSFGEVKKIKIITSKSSKQSLGLAYIWFAREQDALTAVKEMNGKFLDGRFVAVTIAEAESPSKQRKVDRDTTSMVA, from the exons ATGGCTACGCTTCACCACCATCGGCCCATTTCACTTTCCGTTCTCCCTCCTCTCTCCCGGCTGAGACCTTCTTCGCCTATCCCCGCAACGCTGTTCTCGCGCCCACCGCTCTCCGGACTGCCGTGTGCTCCGATATCTGCTCGGGCCATCCGCGATAAGCGCATCCTTGGACCCGTCCGTGGATGCGCGACCTCAGATTCCGCGATTTCCCCCGGACCTCCACCCTCGTCGAGGATCTTTATCAAAG GATTATCTCGTTCAACATCTGAGGGATTCTTGGCAAAGACCTTTTCATCCTTTGGAGAAGTCAAGAAAA TAaagataattacaagcaaaagttCGAAACAGTCTCTGGGACTTGCATATATATGGTTTGCCCGTGAACAAGATGCACTAACGGCGGTAAAGGAGATGAATGGAAAG TTTCTTGATGGCAGGTTTGTTGCTGTCACAATTGCAGAAGCTGAATCTCCTTCTAAACAG AGAAAGGTGGACAGGGATACAACTTCAATGGTGGCATAG